Proteins from one Erythrolamprus reginae isolate rEryReg1 chromosome 6, rEryReg1.hap1, whole genome shotgun sequence genomic window:
- the FAM118A gene encoding protein FAM118A isoform X1, giving the protein MEPSKKTTFKSEQKSRKFLKSLVRKQPQELLLVIGTGVSAAVAPGIPALCSWRSCIEAVIEAADQLEVLHPGDVADFRLKVSKDRDLLVVAHDLIRKMSPRTGDAKPNFFQDCLMEVFDNLDHHIHHPAVLLSILQLMEQGTMVLTTNYDNLLEIFGQQQHKAMESLDLKDKDKVLQWAKGLLRYSVLHIHGLYTDPCGMVLDPSGYREVTQDPEVMEALQNLYRRKSFLFVGCGETLRDQIFQALFLYTVKNKVELEHYMLVRKENEDQFFKLQADMLAHGIKVVSYGDCFEHFPGYLQDLTAQICKERSPGVVWKDADRVDSTTLWGPSCADCTKRRLGESGNDRSKKAKHPKDDPGEDGVLL; this is encoded by the exons ATGGAGCCCTCAAAGAAGACGACATTTAAAAGTGAGCAAAAATCAag GAAATTTTTGAAAAGCCTCGTACGGAAGCAGCCCCAAGAACTCCTGCTAGTCATCGGAACCGGAGTGAGTGCTGCGGTTGCACCAGGAATTCCAGCCTTGTGTTCATGGAGGAGTTGCATTGAAGCGGTCATTGAAGCAGCTGACCAGCTAGAAGTGTTACATCCTGGAGACGTGGCTGATTTCCGCCTAAAAGTGTCCAAAGATCGAGATTTGCTTGTGGTTGCGCACGACTTAATCCGAAAGATGTCTCCG CGCACTGGCGATGCTAAGCCCAACTTTTTCCAGGACTGTTTAATGGAAGTCTTTGACAACTTGGATCACCACATTCACCACCCGGCTGTCCTCCTGTCCATCCTCCAACTGATGGAACAGGGCACTATGGTGCTTACCACTAATTATGACAACTTACTTGAAATCTTTGGGCAGCAGCAGCATAAAGCTATGGAGTCACTTGACCTGAAAGATAAAGACAAG GTTCTCCAGTGGGCAAAAGGACTCCTCAGATACAGTGTCCTTCATATTCATGGTTTGTACACCGACCCCTGCGGAATGGTGCTGGATCCCTCAGGATATCGGGAAGTGACCCAAGACCCTGAAGTGATG gaAGCACTACAGAACCTATACCGGAGGAAATCTTTTTTGTTTGTAGGCTGCGGGGAGACCCTGCGCGATCAAATCTTTCAAGCTCTCTTCCTGTACACGGTTAAAAACAAAGTGGAACTAGAACATTACATGTTGGTGCGGAAAGAAAACGAAGACCAGTTCTTTAAATTGCAGGCCGATATGCTCGCGCATGGCATAAAAGTCGTATCTTACGGGGACTGCTTTGAACATTTCCCAGGCTATCTCCAGGATCTCACGGCACAGATCTGCAAAGAAAGGAGTCCAGGTGTTGTATGGAAAG atGCAGACAGGGTGGATAGCACAACACTTTGGG GGCCATCGTGTGCAGATTGCACAAAAAGGAGGTTAGGAGAGAGTGGGAACGACCGATCCAAGAAGGCTAAACACCCGAAGGATG ACCCTGGTGAAGATGGTGTCCTTCTGTGA
- the FAM118A gene encoding protein FAM118A isoform X2 — MEPSKKTTFKSEQKSRKFLKSLVRKQPQELLLVIGTGVSAAVAPGIPALCSWRSCIEAVIEAADQLEVLHPGDVADFRLKVSKDRDLLVVAHDLIRKMSPRTGDAKPNFFQDCLMEVFDNLDHHIHHPAVLLSILQLMEQGTMVLTTNYDNLLEIFGQQQHKAMESLDLKDKDKVLQWAKGLLRYSVLHIHGLYTDPCGMVLDPSGYREVTQDPEVMEALQNLYRRKSFLFVGCGETLRDQIFQALFLYTVKNKVELEHYMLVRKENEDQFFKLQADMLAHGIKVVSYGDCFEHFPGYLQDLTAQICKERSPDADRVDSTTLWGPSCADCTKRRLGESGNDRSKKAKHPKDDPGEDGVLL; from the exons ATGGAGCCCTCAAAGAAGACGACATTTAAAAGTGAGCAAAAATCAag GAAATTTTTGAAAAGCCTCGTACGGAAGCAGCCCCAAGAACTCCTGCTAGTCATCGGAACCGGAGTGAGTGCTGCGGTTGCACCAGGAATTCCAGCCTTGTGTTCATGGAGGAGTTGCATTGAAGCGGTCATTGAAGCAGCTGACCAGCTAGAAGTGTTACATCCTGGAGACGTGGCTGATTTCCGCCTAAAAGTGTCCAAAGATCGAGATTTGCTTGTGGTTGCGCACGACTTAATCCGAAAGATGTCTCCG CGCACTGGCGATGCTAAGCCCAACTTTTTCCAGGACTGTTTAATGGAAGTCTTTGACAACTTGGATCACCACATTCACCACCCGGCTGTCCTCCTGTCCATCCTCCAACTGATGGAACAGGGCACTATGGTGCTTACCACTAATTATGACAACTTACTTGAAATCTTTGGGCAGCAGCAGCATAAAGCTATGGAGTCACTTGACCTGAAAGATAAAGACAAG GTTCTCCAGTGGGCAAAAGGACTCCTCAGATACAGTGTCCTTCATATTCATGGTTTGTACACCGACCCCTGCGGAATGGTGCTGGATCCCTCAGGATATCGGGAAGTGACCCAAGACCCTGAAGTGATG gaAGCACTACAGAACCTATACCGGAGGAAATCTTTTTTGTTTGTAGGCTGCGGGGAGACCCTGCGCGATCAAATCTTTCAAGCTCTCTTCCTGTACACGGTTAAAAACAAAGTGGAACTAGAACATTACATGTTGGTGCGGAAAGAAAACGAAGACCAGTTCTTTAAATTGCAGGCCGATATGCTCGCGCATGGCATAAAAGTCGTATCTTACGGGGACTGCTTTGAACATTTCCCAGGCTATCTCCAGGATCTCACGGCACAGATCTGCAAAGAAAGGAGTCCAG atGCAGACAGGGTGGATAGCACAACACTTTGGG GGCCATCGTGTGCAGATTGCACAAAAAGGAGGTTAGGAGAGAGTGGGAACGACCGATCCAAGAAGGCTAAACACCCGAAGGATG ACCCTGGTGAAGATGGTGTCCTTCTGTGA